In Lagopus muta isolate bLagMut1 chromosome 29, bLagMut1 primary, whole genome shotgun sequence, one genomic interval encodes:
- the LOC125685825 gene encoding methanethiol oxidase-like isoform X1 → MAKCGACGPGYATPLDAMKGPREEIVYLPCIYRNTGIQKPDYLATVDVDPKSPHYCQVIHRLPMPNLKDELHHSGWNACSSCFGDATKSRNRLILPCLISSRIYVVDVGTDPRAPRIHKTVEPVELFWKGNVANPHTSHCLGSGDILISCLGDPSGNGKGGFVLLDGETFEVKGNWEKGGKCPPFGYDFWYQPRHNVLMSTEWGAPKVLAYGFNPVDVEKGHYGRHINVWDWSSHTYLQAIDLGKDSIPLEIRFLHNPDAAEGFVGCALSGTVHRFYKTEKGDWAAEKVIEVPRKKVQGWLLPDMPGLITDILISLDDRFLYFSNWLHGDIRQYDISNTRRPKLVGQVFLGGSIVRGGPVTVLEDKELQCQPEPFVIKGKRVPGGPQMIQLSLDGKRLYVSTSLYSGWDKQFYPDLVKEGSVMLQVDVDTERGGLKVNTDFLVDFGKEPDGPALAHEIRYPGGDSTSDIWI, encoded by the exons ATGG CAAAATGTGGAGCATGCGGCCCAGGATACGCGACTCCCCTGGACGCCATGAAGG GTCCCCGGGAGGAGATCGTCTACCTGCCCTGCATCTACAGGAACACCGGCATCCAGAAGCCGGACTACTTGGCCACCGTGGatgttgaccccaaatccccacacTACTGCCAG GTCATCCATCGCCTGCCCATGCCCAACCTGAAAGACGAGCTCCATCACTCGGGCTGGAacgcctgcagcagctgctttgggGACGCCACAAAGAGCCGCAATCGCCTCATCCTCCCGTGCCTGATCTCATCCCGCATTTACGTGGTGGATGTGGGCACGGACCCTCGAGCCCCCAGAATCCACAAG ACTGTGGAGCCCGTGGAGCTGTTCTGGAAGGGGAACGTGGCAAATCCCCACACCTCCCACTGCCTGGGCAGCGGTGACATCCTGATCAGCTGCCTGGGAGATCCTTCTGGCAATGGGAAAG gcGGCTTTGTTTTGCTGGATGGAGAGACCTTCGAAGTGAAGGGAAACTGGGAGAAAGGGGGGAAGTGCCCCCCCTTTGGTTACGACTTCTGGTACCAACCGCGGCACAACGTCCTGATGAGCACCGAGTGGGGGGCCCCCAAAGTCCTGGCGTATGGGTTTAACCCGGTGGATGTTGAGAAAG GGCATTACGGCCGCCACATCAACGTGTGGGACTGGAGCTCCCACACCTACCTTCAGGCAATTGACTTAGGGAAGGACTCCATCCCGCTGGAAATTCGGTTCCTCCACAACCCCGATGCTGCAGAAGGATTTGTTGGATGTGCTCTAAGTGGAACAGTGCATCGCTTCTACAAGACAGAG AAAGGAGACTGGGCAGCAGAGAAAGTGATTGAAGTACCCAGAAAGAAAGTGCAGGGATGGCTTCTCCCCGACATGCCTG GTCTCATCACTGACATCCTCATCTCACTGGACGACAGATTCCTCTACTTCAGCAATTGGCTGCACGGCGACATCCGCCAGTACGACATCTCCAACACACGCCGGCCCAAACTGGTGGGGCAG GTGTTCCTGGGAGGCAGCATTGTAAGAGGTGGGCCTGTGACTGTGCTGGAAGACAAGGAGCTGCAGTGCCAACCGGAGCCGTTTGTGATTAAG GGGAAGAGGGTGCCGGGCGGACCGCAGATGATTCAGCTCAGTTTGGATGGGAAGAGGCTGTACGTCTCCACCTCTCTCTACAGCGGATGGGACAAACAGTTCTACCCAGATCTTGTCAA GGAGGGCTCCGTTATGCTGCAGGTCGATGTGGACACTGAAAGAGGTGGATTGAAAGTGAATACAGACTTCCTGGTGGATTTTGGGAAGGAGCCCGACGGGCCGGCGCTGGCTCACGAGATTCGTTACCCCGGTGGTGACAGCACCTCGGACATCTGGATATAA
- the LOC125685825 gene encoding methanethiol oxidase-like isoform X2, whose product MKRCPREEIVYLPCIYRNTGIQKPDYLATVDVDPKSPHYCQVIHRLPMPNLKDELHHSGWNACSSCFGDATKSRNRLILPCLISSRIYVVDVGTDPRAPRIHKTVEPVELFWKGNVANPHTSHCLGSGDILISCLGDPSGNGKGGFVLLDGETFEVKGNWEKGGKCPPFGYDFWYQPRHNVLMSTEWGAPKVLAYGFNPVDVEKGHYGRHINVWDWSSHTYLQAIDLGKDSIPLEIRFLHNPDAAEGFVGCALSGTVHRFYKTEKGDWAAEKVIEVPRKKVQGWLLPDMPGLITDILISLDDRFLYFSNWLHGDIRQYDISNTRRPKLVGQVFLGGSIVRGGPVTVLEDKELQCQPEPFVIKGKRVPGGPQMIQLSLDGKRLYVSTSLYSGWDKQFYPDLVKEGSVMLQVDVDTERGGLKVNTDFLVDFGKEPDGPALAHEIRYPGGDSTSDIWI is encoded by the exons ATGAAGCGCT GTCCCCGGGAGGAGATCGTCTACCTGCCCTGCATCTACAGGAACACCGGCATCCAGAAGCCGGACTACTTGGCCACCGTGGatgttgaccccaaatccccacacTACTGCCAG GTCATCCATCGCCTGCCCATGCCCAACCTGAAAGACGAGCTCCATCACTCGGGCTGGAacgcctgcagcagctgctttgggGACGCCACAAAGAGCCGCAATCGCCTCATCCTCCCGTGCCTGATCTCATCCCGCATTTACGTGGTGGATGTGGGCACGGACCCTCGAGCCCCCAGAATCCACAAG ACTGTGGAGCCCGTGGAGCTGTTCTGGAAGGGGAACGTGGCAAATCCCCACACCTCCCACTGCCTGGGCAGCGGTGACATCCTGATCAGCTGCCTGGGAGATCCTTCTGGCAATGGGAAAG gcGGCTTTGTTTTGCTGGATGGAGAGACCTTCGAAGTGAAGGGAAACTGGGAGAAAGGGGGGAAGTGCCCCCCCTTTGGTTACGACTTCTGGTACCAACCGCGGCACAACGTCCTGATGAGCACCGAGTGGGGGGCCCCCAAAGTCCTGGCGTATGGGTTTAACCCGGTGGATGTTGAGAAAG GGCATTACGGCCGCCACATCAACGTGTGGGACTGGAGCTCCCACACCTACCTTCAGGCAATTGACTTAGGGAAGGACTCCATCCCGCTGGAAATTCGGTTCCTCCACAACCCCGATGCTGCAGAAGGATTTGTTGGATGTGCTCTAAGTGGAACAGTGCATCGCTTCTACAAGACAGAG AAAGGAGACTGGGCAGCAGAGAAAGTGATTGAAGTACCCAGAAAGAAAGTGCAGGGATGGCTTCTCCCCGACATGCCTG GTCTCATCACTGACATCCTCATCTCACTGGACGACAGATTCCTCTACTTCAGCAATTGGCTGCACGGCGACATCCGCCAGTACGACATCTCCAACACACGCCGGCCCAAACTGGTGGGGCAG GTGTTCCTGGGAGGCAGCATTGTAAGAGGTGGGCCTGTGACTGTGCTGGAAGACAAGGAGCTGCAGTGCCAACCGGAGCCGTTTGTGATTAAG GGGAAGAGGGTGCCGGGCGGACCGCAGATGATTCAGCTCAGTTTGGATGGGAAGAGGCTGTACGTCTCCACCTCTCTCTACAGCGGATGGGACAAACAGTTCTACCCAGATCTTGTCAA GGAGGGCTCCGTTATGCTGCAGGTCGATGTGGACACTGAAAGAGGTGGATTGAAAGTGAATACAGACTTCCTGGTGGATTTTGGGAAGGAGCCCGACGGGCCGGCGCTGGCTCACGAGATTCGTTACCCCGGTGGTGACAGCACCTCGGACATCTGGATATAA
- the LOC125685735 gene encoding methanethiol oxidase-like, whose protein sequence is MDRCRVQCYEYPSCPDVVKPKCYQPCSEAPREEVAYVTCTYRETGIDQPDFLATIDLNPRSPYYCQVIHRLPVPNLKDELHCSGWSAGSTGSVCYDNITTKKNKLILPGLISSRIYVVDVGTQCRAPTVCKMIEPVDVFWKCNKGHLSAVHSLPNGDILIANMGDAAGRGKGGFIVLDGETFELKGNWEHECEVPPTGYDFWYQPRHNVLISTAGMVPRIAGRGFNPDDLKKGVFGRRLNVWNLSCRTLTQCFDLGEDSLPLSVKFLHNPDAAEGYVSCALSGVIYRFYKCEANSWAVEEAIQIPAKDVSGWILPKMPAFPSDLVISLDDKYLYVCNWLHGDIRQYEISRTCKPRLVGQVFVGGSILRGGPVTVCRDEELKCQPEPLVIKCKRVYGGPAKIQLSVDGKRLYVTNSFYSTWDKQFYPNVVKEGSVMLQIDVDTEKGGLTVNKNFLVDFGKEPCGPSLAHDIRFPCGDSTSDISA, encoded by the exons ATGG ACAGATGCAGAGTTCAGTGCTACGAGTACCCCAGCTGCCCAGATGTAGTGAAACCCAAGTGCTATCAGCCATGCTCTGAAG CTCCCAGAGAGGAGGTTGCGTACGTGACATGTACTTACCGAGAAACAGGCATTGACCAACCTGACTTCCTGGCCACCATCGATCTCAACCCCAGGTCTCCATATTACTGCCAG GTGATCCACCGCCTGCCCGTGCCCAACCTCAAAGACGAGCTGCACTGTTCGGGGTGGAGCgctggcagcactggcagcGTCTGCTATGACAATATCACAACGAAAAAGAACAAGCTGATCCTCCCTGGTCTGATTTCTTCCCGTATTTATGTGGTGGATGTGGGCACGCAGTGCCGGGCTCCCACAGTGTGTAAG ATGATTGAGCCAGTGGATGTCTTCTGGAAGTGCAACAAGGGCCACCTGAGTGCGGTTCACAGCCTGCCCAACGGTGACATTCTGATCGCCAACATGGGGGATGCAGCCGGCCGTGGGAAAG GTGGATTTATTGTGCTGGATGGAGAGACCTTTGAGCTGAAGGGTAACTGGGAACACGAGTGCGAGGTTCCCCCAACAGGCTATGACTTCTGGTACCAGCCACGCCACAATGTTCTCATCAGCACCGCCGGGATGGTGCCAAGAATTGCGGGACGGGGATTTAACCCGGATGATCTGAAGAAAG GGGTCTTCGGGCGCCGCCTGAACGTGTGGAATCTGTCCTGCCGTACCCTCACGCAGTGCTTTGACCTGGGGGAGGACTCGCTGCCCCTGAGCGTGAAGTTCCTGCACAACCCCGATGCTGCCGAGGGCTACGTCAGCTGTGCCCTGAGCGGCGTCATCTACCGCTTCTACAAGTGCGAGGCAA ACAGCTGGGCAGTGGAAGAGGCCATCCAGATCCCAGCCAAGGACGTGTCGGGATGGATTCTGCCCAAGATGCCGG CCTTCCCCAGCGACCTGGTCATTTCCCTGGACGACAAGTACCTGTACGTCTGCAACTGGCTGCACGGAGACATCCGCCAGTACGAGATCTCCAGGACCTGCAAGCCCCGGCTGGTGGGACAG GTGTTTGTGGGAGGCAGCATCCTGCGAGGCGGGCCCGTGACGGTGTGCAGAGATGAAGAGCTGAAGTGCCAGCCGGAGCCCTTGGTGATCAAG TGCAAGCGGGTGTACGGCGGCCCCGCTAAGATCCAGCTCAGTGTGGATGGCAAGAGGCTGTACGTCACCAACTCCTTCTACAGCACTTGGGACAAGCAGTTCTACCCGAACGTGGTCAA GGAAGGCTCTGTCATGCTGCAGATCGACGTGGACACGGAGAAGGGAGGCCTGACGGTGAACAAGAACTTCCTGGTGGATTTTGGAAAGGAGCCCTGCGGGCCTTCCCTTGCCCACGACATCCGCTTCCCTTGCGGAGATTCCACCTCCGACATCTCCGCCTAG